In Trichlorobacter lovleyi, the DNA window CGCCTCGGTGGATTCTTTGGTGATGCCCTCTATTTTACGTATCTTGTCTGACATAGGTATTCTCCTTGAGATGTTCAGAGAAACGATGGTTTTTCACAAGGTCAAGGCGGGTGATACCGGTTCGAGCGGAGCTGTACGAAGCAGTGCGCCGCACAACCGAATCAGGAACCTGACGCCGAGACTGCGGAAAAAGACCGTTTCCTAGGCTACGCCTTCCACTTTGCCGACGTTTTCCTCGTCATCCACTTCCATGATGCCGAACTCCATCAGCAGGTCTTCCAGCTCTTCCATCTCAAGCGGAGTAGGCACTACCAGCATCTTGTTGTCGGCAATCTTCTGGGCCAGGGTACGGTACTCATTAGCCTGCTTGTGGTTCGGTGAGTACTCGATCACGGTCATCCGGCGCAGCTCTGCACGCTGAACCTGATTGTCACGGGGGACGAAGTGGATCATCTGGGTGCCGAGACGGGCTGCCAGAGCCATGATCAGTTCATCTTCACGGTCGGTGTTACGGGAGTTGCAGATCAGGCCGCCCAGACGGACCTTGCCGGAGGAGGCGTACTTCAGGATACCTTTGGCGATGTTGTTGGCAGCGTACATGGCCATCATCTCGCCGGAGCAGACGATGTAGATCTCTTCAGCCTTGCCTTCACGGATCGGCATGGCGAAACCGCCGCAGACAACGTCACCAAGAACGTCATAGAAGACAAAATCAAGGTCAGGGGTATAGGCACCGTTTTCTTCCAGGAAGTTGATGGCGGTGATAACACCGCGGCCTGCACAGCCGACACCCGGCTCAGGACCACCGGACTCAACGCACTTGACGTCGCCGTAGCCGACCTTCATTACTTCTTCCAGCTCAAGGTCCTCAACCGTACCCAGCTCGCGTACCAGGTCCATAACCGTATTCTGTGCCTTGGCATGCAGGATCAGACGGGTGGAATCTGCCTTGGGGTCGCAACCGACGATCATGACCTTCTTGCCGATGGATGCCAGGCCTGCCACCGTGTTTTGTGTGGTGGTTGATTTGCCGATGCCGCCTTTGCCGTAAATAGCTATCTGTCTCATGGTACTGCTCCTTTCACCCACTCATCTGTGGGTCCCTTGGGATGTTGGTCGGGGCAACGCAAAACGGCGCCCCAATTGTGTGAACCAAATTGGAAGGCGCCGTTGCCTTGTCTTCAGTTTCCTGTTGTTTCAAAGATGCTGATTTAGCCATAAGCATAGGCCGTGCCAAGTTCTTTGTTTTTTAAAATGACAAGTAATGTAAGTGTGTTACTGATTATGCGTGTGGATGCTGTATACAATTTCCGAGCGATCTGCTGCGTGGCGGTCAGGCGGAGATGCTAAAAAAGAGGGCAAAGCTGAGGGGGGCAAAAGGTCGGGTGGGATTGTGTTATCCCCTGCTGCGGGTCTGCCAGCCTTTCCAGAGCAGCCAGCTGCCCCAGAGCATGGCAATAAGCATCAGCAGGCTGCCGATGCTGAAGGAAAGGCGGGCCAGGGTCTGGTCGTACTGCAGCATCCCCAGCCTGCCCAACAGCACTTCCCAATCGTGATAATCTTCCACTTCACTGCCGGTGACGCCT includes these proteins:
- the nifH gene encoding nitrogenase iron protein; the protein is MRQIAIYGKGGIGKSTTTQNTVAGLASIGKKVMIVGCDPKADSTRLILHAKAQNTVMDLVRELGTVEDLELEEVMKVGYGDVKCVESGGPEPGVGCAGRGVITAINFLEENGAYTPDLDFVFYDVLGDVVCGGFAMPIREGKAEEIYIVCSGEMMAMYAANNIAKGILKYASSGKVRLGGLICNSRNTDREDELIMALAARLGTQMIHFVPRDNQVQRAELRRMTVIEYSPNHKQANEYRTLAQKIADNKMLVVPTPLEMEELEDLLMEFGIMEVDDEENVGKVEGVA